The Kryptolebias marmoratus isolate JLee-2015 linkage group LG7, ASM164957v2, whole genome shotgun sequence region ACTGGATCATGTAGCGGCACTGTCAGAGTGTAGCTGTGGGTGTTGTTCAAATTAACCGCTTCTGCGAGAGTGTAGGCAAGGTTGTCGCCAAAGGGCACTTTAAATGCTTTGCCATTTAGCTGGACAGAGGTCAGCTCAACATCCTCAGGGACTTCGAGGTAGGTTGTGAACACCCCATCTGCCTTGACAGTTCGGTCTTCAGTGACAACAGAGTAGGGCAGGAGGGGAGAAACGAGAGTCCTGTGAAAGCGGAGCGCGGTCTCTTCGTGATATTCATCCACCAGAGTTTGCTTCAAGTACAGGTTGATGATGTAGAACTCAAAGATGCCACTGCTCACGAAGCTCTGAAAACAGATGCACAGCTGTATGACGACAAGTTTCAGTCACTCGAAGAGTCCACATGCATGATCCTTACCTTCCTGTATCCTCCGTCAGCATTATAAGGAACACCAATTTTGATTGTAGAATTGTGCCTTTCCATAATGAATCCCTTTTTCTCTGCAATTGCTGGCTCCATGAGATGACCGTTAAGCCCAACACTAATTTGGGTCCTGTTGTAACTGGCATATAATGCCTCTGGAGTGCTCCACAACATGTAGCCACTGTCATATGATCCTTCATCTGTTTAGGACGACATCATTCAGGTCATAATGCAACAACATTTGGCAAGTGCACCAACAGCCGCATTACTTACACATAGAGCAGGCAGCAACCAGGTCAACCAAGAGGACAACCCAACCTTTCCGGGAGAAAATAGTTGCATGGACCACCTCTACTGGAACGCCATTTACCTGCACAGAAAGACAACTGAGCCCAAGAGTTCAAGCAACATTTTGCAGAAGAGTCCAGCTACAGCTTTACCCCAGCGCTGTAGGATTCGTGTTGTCCGTACGGCGTACGGAACACGATCCGGCCACGCAGCAGGTCAAACATGTAGCCCAGCTTAAGAGCCTGGGAGAGGTTCATGGGTGGCAGCTGCTCATCCGGCCTTTGAAATTCCACCTGCCAGTCTGAGGTGGAGGTACTTTGTGTCTGGAAAGAAGCTCAAGTTTTAGTGGCGAACCTCCAAAAAGCAGAATGTCTTGTCACCATTGGTACGTACAGGTCTGAGTGTGTTCCAGTCGTTTGTTCCAGCAGGGCAGGGATATTCACTCCTCACAGacacctgcagagaaaaccaTTGAGACCTAAATATATGCAAAATCCTCGATTTCCACTCAGACCTACCTCCATGTAGTTGACCTCACAGGTAACCTCTCGAGGAGACCAAGACAAAGGAGGAGAACAAGACTTGTTCAGCGCGTAGAAGGCCTCCACCCCGTTGTAGTTCGTAACCAAGTTAAATTTGAACACGAAGTCGTCAGCCTATCGGATAAATAGACATGTCAGAACTCACGCTGCTACAAAAACCTGGTTAGGTTTCTTCTATACCTACCTTCTTCTCGGCATGGCAGCTGAAGTAAGAAGCTCTGAGCTCCACAAGGCCCAGGAAAGGGAGAACACTGATACTGTAACCGCACTTTGCTGCATAAGCATCAGTGATGGGATGAACACCTGCCCCATCTGCAAGGAAACCAGACATGTAAAGCAGCTCAGCATTTCAGAGACTACTGAAGTGTTAGTTTAATCACTTTGAGGTAAGCAGGACTCACCAACAGCCTCAAAGCGAGGATCAGTTCCAGTGGCTGAGAGGTCCAAAGCTATCATGAAGTAACGATCATGACACTCCATTTGAAGAACTCCTGTGTGGACAGACAAAGCACCAGATGTAGActcaattcattttaaatattgttgaaGTGAACATTGACCAACCTTCCATAAGAAAGTCACATCCTGCAGTTGACCAtaaagagaggagcagagccacactgcaacacaaacacatcgtTAGACACTCcagtaaacaaaacattctgGCTTTTAAGACGCTAATGAGGCAACTCACTCAAAAATGAGCTTTAAAGTCATGATAGCTTCTGT contains the following coding sequences:
- the LOC108249520 gene encoding uncharacterized protein LOC108249520, which produces MTLKLIFDVALLLSLWSTAGCDFLMEGVLQMECHDRYFMIALDLSATGTDPRFEAVDGAGVHPITDAYAAKCGYSISVLPFLGLVELRASYFSCHAEKKADDFVFKFNLVTNYNGVEAFYALNKSCSPPLSWSPREVTCEVNYMEVSVRSEYPCPAGTNDWNTLRPTQSTSTSDWQVEFQRPDEQLPPMNLSQALKLGYMFDLLRGRIVFRTPYGQHESYSAGVNGVPVEVVHATIFSRKGWVVLLVDLVAACSMYEGSYDSGYMLWSTPEALYASYNRTQISVGLNGHLMEPAIAEKKGFIMERHNSTIKIGVPYNADGGYRKSFVSSGIFEFYIINLYLKQTLVDEYHEETALRFHRTLVSPLLPYSVVTEDRTVKADGVFTTYLEVPEDVELTSVQLNGKAFKVPFGDNLAYTLAEAVNLNNTHSYTLTVPLHDPVVIQQFSQENAAMFHKLDVNYTLVAVPETEPYYHKVSVMVLMDVSPPSFKTACNASGISFELAHRSYDYLWDISIGLAQLTLDLAAKRGYVMSNDSNGLLLYVPLFTQGYEYKDISLKGFLGTFEVLVKSHDTLKILTSTVKTCPFNSTELIMCSTNGWMTVVADLSLVLPHGKIPTGTHLSNNLCVAKEKDGTRVLYSFPLNSCGSAVKLLRGNVVYQNKIYYYFGSANSTEGLTLQCTYPLTGLYSLFSAYRFESDKDGVGSIIYPIENTKGLPSSTEPPAKPQTTAAPQRTRSPNLYLPSFYPTARYIKVSRTHGLLGSYKGIKGGVQVKQYPQI